The proteins below come from a single Tachysurus fulvidraco isolate hzauxx_2018 chromosome 26, HZAU_PFXX_2.0, whole genome shotgun sequence genomic window:
- the arhgef12b gene encoding rho guanine nucleotide exchange factor 12 isoform X9: MIRTGLPGSVLNKDHPPDKKPKSEKVSVPPTHDFDPTGLVQRCVIIQKDENGFGLTVSGDNPVFVQLVKEDGAAMRAGVQTGDRIIKVNGTLVTHSNHVEVVKLIKSGSYVALTVLGRPPGLPQIPLSEGEGDREPLSSLSSPHSPIPSVPERSSSSSTSPSDRIASSLPPWAMKEEYSRNPTARLLKDMQEAQKHIQGQLSKATVAGQDVLLTLRLGEVDTEEGGLGDVDASPSWQSDSESPMNSTSTPVTPSMIPESPYQRDTPCNSPKSTPRVSLNSCPSPDGEDVVDLDSNYQCGMGSPSTRLPRPIIGAEDDDFDTDQEQINGQCSCFQTIELLKSRPAHLAAFLHHVVSQFDPAPLLCYLYAELYKQSNPKETRRTYSELHSTFIDRSAQLKVLVPDSIAADMDRWKPDLIPEDVLRQHVQQLQDTLLPDIQKHLEDFRQKRSMGLTLAEAELSRLDTERVRDRVALERERSCSEHIISKINEVLLTPSATEEEKCTAMQFVIQAYMKHLGVKVKESRGFEPKPKLINLLPKIKKTIKAEKDGGVEEKLKKSRFQLMRSHNKRPSRTDVSSITKALEQNKQRTQKQPSQIAVGSSDQTEAPSAGRTRSSQSSEGPDSSTGSISSPSFSATLLQNSDSTARDLEPGASPLSALPRLGEVGPLGEGQDSSSPGTHFDFTGPLDHLQEEEPETDRMEPLISGEVQSEDDQAFEAEPEQDPPHWQTLVSTDVLALLPPHEIKRQEVINELVYTERAHLRMLKVLDNVFYQRMTREAILPPADIKNIFTNLDEIVQLHVSITEQMTAVRKKNETAVVDLIGDDLLSWFSGAEEEKIKRAVGTFCSNQPFALELIKSRQKKDQRFAAFVQEAESNRQCRRLQLKDIIPVEMQRLTKYPLLLENIAKYTDDTEEKSKVKRACECCRQILNHVNQEVKEAENKQRLEDYQRRLDLSSLKQSEYPMIAEFKNLNLTKRKMVHEGPLSWKVNKDKTIELYTLLLEDILVLLQRQDEKLILKCHSKNLAGTAETKHIFSPVIKLSTVLVRSVATDNKSFFVVSMSDYGAQIYELMAQTVSEQKTWHDLIGQRADCMKSQPQNDGEREADDELTSGMSKMNKDPDRISTGSIQSPEKDATSCSEILQIPPVGSNPFDTKSEDEEEAEAEGEAEGETEEVERSLQVLDEEEEAFLDPELAERLPFLKQGSRHAIAVEEKDLDAFDLPPLMADEALRTLATLRQLLINHMDGQEDVDRDRERGEALLREPRTGSLQGLEENFAPSNSVENGAERTETLHTRTENRHELPSGDTGFFETSEDFVGSYMVLEGYGGSGESSTDDDGQVCSTEPAAAGDSGIDLKKLLSSASSQSRGPNFSRQVMTHLRLLQASLQQLKDVESKYNQLCQRHSEQAATDSEENKDKS; this comes from the exons ATGATAAGAACAGGCTT accaGGAAGTGTTCTCAACAAGGACCACCCCCCAGACAAGAAGCCCAAGAGTGAGAAGGTGTCAGTGCCACCGACGCATGACTTTGACCCCACAG GGCTTGTTCAGCGGTGTGTGATCATACAGAAAGATGAGAATGGCTTCGGGTTGACCGTCAGTGGTGATAACCCAGTGTTTGTCCAGCTGGTTAAAGAAG ATGGAGCTGCTATGCGAGCTGGTGTTCAGACGGGTGATAGAATTATTAAG GTCAACGGGACGTTAGTAACACATTCCAATCATGTAGAAGTCGTCAAgctaataaaat cggGTTCGTACGTGGCTCTGACGGTGTTGGGGAGACCTCCAGGGCTGCCACAGATCCCCTTATCAGAGGGAGAGGGGGACAGAGAGCCTCTCTCATCCCTCAGCTCCCCTCACTCCCCCATCCCCAGTGTACCCGAGCGCTCATCCTCTTCCTCAACCTCTCCCTCTGACCGCATCGCCTCATCACTGCCTCCATgg GCGATGAAGGAGGAGTACAGCAGAAACCCTACAGCCAGACTACTGAAGGACATGCAGGAAGCCCAGAAACACATTCAGGGCCAACTCAGTAAAGCTACCGTCGCTGGACAG gatGTCCTGCTTACTCTGAGACTTGGAGAAGTCGACACAGAAGAAGGAGGCTTAGGCGACGTGGACGCGTCTCCGTCCTGGCAGTCAGACTCCGAGTCACCCATGAACAGCACCTCGACGCCG GTCACGCCCAGTATGATCCCAGAAAGCCCGTACCAAAGAGACACTCCGTGCAACAGTCCAAAGTCGACGCCGCGCGTCAGCCTCAACTCCTGCCCGTCTCCGGACGGCGAGGATGTGGTCGACCTG GACTCGAACTATCAGTGCGGCATGGGAAGCCCGTCGACCCGTCTGCCGCGTCCCATCATCGGAGCCGAGGACGATGACTTCGACACCGACCAGGAGCAG ATTAACGGCCAGTGTAGCTGCTTCCAGACCATAGAGCTGTTGAAGTCTCGGCCTGCTCACCTCGCAGCCTTCCTGCATCACGTGGTCTCGCAGTTTGACCCTGCACCTCTG CTGTGCTACCTCTACGCCGAGCTCTACAAGCAGAGCAACCCCAAAGAGACACGGCGGACATACAGCGAGCTCCACTCCACGTTCATAGACCGATCGGCG CAACTGAAAGTACTGGTGCCAGACTCGATCGCAGCTGACATGG atcgaTGGAAGCCTGACTTAATTCCAGAAGACGTTCTAAGGCAACATGTGCAACAGCTACAGGACACACTCCTACCTGACATCCAGAAACACCTGGAAGACTTCAG GCAGAAGCGCAGTATGGGCCTGACTTTGGCTGAGGCGGAGCTTAGCCGACTCGACACTGAGCGAGTGCGAGACCGCGTGGCTCTGGAGAGAGAGCGCTCGTGCTCAGAGCACATCATCTCCAAGATCAATGAAGTTTT GTTGACGCCATCAGCCACAGAGGAGGAGAAGTG CACTGCCATGCAGTTCGTCATTCAGGCCTACATGAAGCACCTTGGGGTGAAGGTGAAGGAATCACGGGGTTTCGAGCCCAAACCCAAGCTGATAAACCTACTCCCTAAAATCAAG AAGACTATAAAAGCAGAGAAGGACGGAGGTGTGGAGGAGAAGCTGAAGAAGTCCCGCTTCCAGCTAATGCGCAGCCACAACAAGAGGCCCAGCCGAACTGACGTCTCCTCAA TTACCAAGGCTCTAGAGCAGAATAAACAGCGGACACAAAAGCAGCCGTCGCAGATTGCCGTAGGGTCGAGCGATCAGACTGAAGCACCTTCAGCAGGACGGACACGGAGCAGTCAGTCGAGTGAAGGACCAGACAGCAGCACGGGCTCCATCAGCTCACCTTCTTTCAGTGCTACGCTTTTACAGAACTCCGACAGCACGGCGCGAGACTTAGAGCCAG GTGCTTCTCCATTGTCAGCGTTACCCAGACTGGGAGAAGTCGGCCCTCTGGGTGAAGGACAGGACTCCTCTTCCCCAGGAACGCACTTTGACTTCACCGGTCCTCTGGACCATCTCCAAGAGGAGGAGcctgagacagacag GATGGAGCCGTTGATTTCAGGAGAGGTGCAGAGCGAGGACGATCAGGCGTTTGAGGCGGAACCAGAGCAGGATCCTCCTCACTGGCAGACGCTGGTGAGCACAGATGTTCTCGCACTGCTGCCACCACATGAGATCAAGAGACAGGAAGTCATCAATG AGCTGGTCTACACGGAGCGCGCTCACCTGCGCATGCTCAAGGTGCTGGATAACGTTTTCTACCAGAGGATGACCCGTGAGGCCATTCTCCCCCCCGCAGACATCAAGAACATCTTCACCAACCTGGATGAGATCGTCCAGCTACACG TGTCCATCACGGAGCAAATGACAGCCGTCCGGAAGAAGAACGAGACGGCAGTCGTGGACCTCATAGGAGACGATTTGCTGTCCTGG TTCAGCGGAGCAGAAGAAGAGAAGATCAAGCGAGCCGTGGGAACCTTCTGCAGTAACCAGCCCTTTGCTCTGGAGCTTATAAAGAGCAGGCAAAAAAAGGATCAAAGATTCGCTGCCTTTGTgcag gaggCAGAGAGTAATCGTCAGTGCCGAAGGCTCCAGCTGAAGGACATCATTCCTGTGGAAATGCAGAGACTCACTAAATACCCACTTCTGCTCGAAAACATCGCGAAATACACTG ACGACACGGAGGAGAAAAGCAAAGTGAAGCGAGCCTGCGAGTGCTGCCGTCAGATCCTCAACCACGTCAACCAGGAAGTAAAAGAAGCTGAAAACAAACAG AGGTTAGAGGACTACCAGAGAAGACTGGACCTGTCGTCGCTGAAGCAGAGCGAGTACCCCATGATCGCGGAGTTTAAG aaCCTCAACTTGACCAAACGGAAAATGGTGCATGAGGGCCCCCTGTCTTGGAAAGTGAATAAAGATAAGACTATTG agctctacacactcctcttaGAGGACATCTTGGTGCTGCTGCAGAGGCAAGACGAGAAGCTGATCCTGAAGTGCCACAGTAAGAACCTGGCAGGCACGGCCGAGACTAAACACATCTTCAGTCCGGTCATCAAGCTGAGCACCGTACTGGTGCGCTCTGTAGCCACAG ATAACAAGTCGTTCTTTGTGGTGTCCATGTCCGATTACGGAGCACAGATCTATGAGCTGATGGCGCAGACCGTGTCTGAGCAGAAAAC GTGGCACGACCTGATCGGGCAAAGAGCAGACTGTATGAAGAGCCAGCCTCAGAACGA TGGGGAGCGAGAAGCTGATGACGAGTTGACCTCTGGCATGTCGAAAATGAACAAAGATCCAGACCGTATCTCTACCGGAAGCATCCAATCTCCAG AAAAAGATGCCACTTCCTGCTCAGAGATCCTGCAGATTCCTCCAGTAGGTAGCAACCCGTTTGACACAAAGTCAGAGGATGAAGAagaggcagaggcagagggagaggcagagggagagacagaagaaGTTGAGCGCTCGCTGCAGGTTctggatgaagaggaggaggctTTCCTCGACCCTGAGCTTGCAGAAAGACTTCCGTTCTTGAAGCAGGGCTCGAGGCATGCCATCGCTGTGGAGGAGAAAGACTTGGATGCCTTTGACCTGCCCCCGCTGATGGCAGACGAGGCACTTCGGACCC TGGCTACTCTGAGGCAGCTCCTGATCAACCACATGGACGGGCAAGAGGACGTGGACAGGGACAGGGAGAGGGGGGAGGCTCTGCTGCGTGAGCCGAGGACAGGGTCTTTGCAGGGCTTGGAGGAAAACTTTGCCCCCAGTAACTCAGTGGAGAACGGAGCTGAGAGGACAGAGACCCTACACACCAGGACGGAGAACCGACACGAGCTGCCCTCGGGAGATACAGGCTTCTTTGAAACCTCAGAGGACTTTG TGGGCAGTTACATGGTGTTGGAGGGTTATGGTGGGTCAGGTGAGAGCAGCACTGATGACGACGGGCAGGTCTGCAGCACAGAGCCTGCAGCAGCAGGAGACTCGGGCATAGACCTGAAGAAGCTCCTGTCTTCAGCTTCCTCTCAGAGCAGAGGACCCAACTTCAGCAGACAGGTCATGACCCACTTACGCCTGCTTCAGGCCAGCCTACAGCAGCTGAAG gatgtAGAATCAAAATATAACCAACTATGCCAAAGGCACTCAGAGCAAGCAGCTACTGATTCAGAAGAAAACAAAG aTAAAAGCTAG